The window CAGACCAAGACCGCCAAGACCGCCGGGACCAATCGCATAGAGGGACTGGATAATCTGATAACCGGCGCCGAGCGGATCGGACCAGGGGTCCAGGAAGGCCGTGATCCGCTGCAGCCGGTAAGGGGCGGCGGCGACCAGGCCGGCAAATCCCGCGGCCCCAAGCGCGCCGAGCGAGAGCAGATGCTTCATCCGGGCTCCCGCCGTAAAGACCATCATCAGAGCCGCACCGAACATTACAGTACCTGTACCGAGATCCGGCTGGAGCATGATCAGCGCAAACGCAGAACCGATCAGCGCAAGCGGAGGCAGCAGGCCACGCGTGAAGGTGGAAATATCATATTCCTCCTTACCCAGCCAGTTGGCCAGGAACAGGATCATCCCCATCTTCATGAATTCGGAGGGCTGAATACCGAAGCTGCTGATTCCCAGCCAGCTGCGCGCCCCGCCCCGGACCACTCCGATACCCGGCACCAGTACCAGAACGAGCAGAATAAAGCAGAGAATCAGCGCAGGTCTGGCGAATTTCTTCAGCACGATGTAATCCGTGTTAGCGGTAAAGAACATCGCGCCTAAGCCTAGTCCGGCGAATAACAGCTGTCTTTTGACAAAATAAAACGAATCGCCATAATTGCGGAAGCCCAGAACCGATCCGGCGCTGTATA of the Paenibacillus pedocola genome contains:
- the spoVE gene encoding stage V sporulation protein E; this encodes MNKSRHAPDIWLLIPILALLVIGMVMVYSAGSVLGFRNYGDSFYFVKRQLLFAGLGLGAMFFTANTDYIVLKKFARPALILCFILLVLVLVPGIGVVRGGARSWLGISSFGIQPSEFMKMGMILFLANWLGKEEYDISTFTRGLLPPLALIGSAFALIMLQPDLGTGTVMFGAALMMVFTAGARMKHLLSLGALGAAGFAGLVAAAPYRLQRITAFLDPWSDPLGAGYQIIQSLYAIGPGGLGGLGLGMSRQKYSYVPEPQTDFIFSILAEELGFIGGLAVLSLFLILIWRGMKVAMSLPDRFGSYLAVGIVSMVAVQVIINIGVVIGLMPVTGITLPLISYGGSSLTLMLTALGILLNLSRYAR